The nucleotide sequence GTTTGGGTTAAGGCAGTCTCGACAGATTGTCCGAGCAGCTCAGCGGGGGGGTGCCCAAACAGGTCGGCAATGTTCTCGCTGACATGAACGATGGTGTACGTATCAGGCAGGATAGCTATCAGATAGCCGTACGACTGGATATGGCCGAGGATATGAATCGGTTCCCGTTCGCAGTTCGTCAGGTCAACGGTCAGAGAAGTCATTAGATAACAGCACGTTGGTAAATCAGCGTAATCGTTCTGACAGGTTAGCCAGCGACTGCCGCTTAGGAGCAGCCAAATTCCTTAGGAACGTTGCGCAATATACGGATGTTTCAGCGAACCTGAAACGAAGCCGGTAGCTGTCATCAGGCGTCTCCTGTTACGTTTTACCGGCTTCGTGATCAGAAATAACCGCCTTCCCGCGACTTCAGCAGTCCTTCCGGAACCATCAGTTCCCCCGTATGAAAGTCAATCAGGCCGTTGCGTTCATCTTCGATATTGGTTGCCTGTGTGTAAACGTCGCCCGCAATGGCCCGCTTCCTTAATTCCTGCTTGAACAGGTGAATCCGGTCGGCGCGATCATCGCTATCAACCGGACCACCGTAATTGACAAAACCGAACCCGCCCCACTCGCTGACAACCAGCGGCACCTGTCGGCGGAAGAAGAATGGATCGCCGACAACCAGCGGATAGGCAGCAACGCCCTCAATATCACCTGACACTAGACGATCGAGCAGGTAACGCCAGTGTTCAACGTCGGGGGTGTAGAGGTGAGCCGTCAGCAAGTCTGATTTCAGGCGGCCTTCGGTTGAAATATGGTGCCAGCCATCGTTGTCGATCACCAGAAACTGCGGGTGGTGAATAAGCATGTAGTGGTACAGGTCAGTAATGTACCGCCGGGTTTCGGGATTGGTAGCAATGTCCTGCGCACCCCAGTCCTCGTTATACAGACTCCAGATGATAATGGAAGGGTGGGTCTCCATCAGCGTGAGCATGCGAAGCAGTTCGGCCTTGTGATTCTCGCGACTGCGCATGGTCGAGCTATGCGGGCTGGGTACTTCGACCCACAGCAGCAGACCCATCTCGTCGGCGAGGTTATAAATCCGGGGGTCGATGCCCGCGATATGTACGCGTACGAGATTACAGCCCAGTTTTTTCATGGCCGTAAAGTGGCGCTTCATTTCCTCAAACGTTGCCGTGCCGGGCTGATACAAAATACCGTCGAGGTAAATGGATTTGTTGTTCAGAAAGACGCAGCAGCCCCGGGCTTCGACCTTACGTAAGCCAAAATGCGATTCAATCTGCGTAACGAAGCCGTCTTTGTCGATGAGCTGACCTACCAGCCGGTAGAGCGTCGGCGACTGGGGCGACCACAATTCCGCATTGGGCACTTCAATGACCAGGCGCTGCTGTTTTTGGCCGGCCTCCAGCCGAATCGGAAAATCGGATGTAGCCATTGGCTCATCCGTTGGCGCCCCCTGTCCGTAAACTGTCAGCCGGATTACGTAATCGCCGGGGTCATGAATGCGCGTTGTCAGGTTAATCCTGACAATCTGATCTTCAACTATACTCACAATCCCCACGCGTGAACGCAGGCGATTCCGCCCGACCGCTTCAATCCAGACGCTGCGCACGGCGCCGGTGGCCGTCTGGTACCAGATGCCTCCGCGTTTATACACGTGCGATTCCTGCTTGCCGCGCGGAATTTCGGCATCCATTGAATCAGCAATCCGGACGGTCAACCGATTGACAGGACGTAAATATTCGGGGTTTAGCTCATACGAGAATGACGTGTACTCGCCATAATGCACTTCGTCGCCTTCGATTGTCTGGAGCGGCATGCCATTCAGCCAGACGCGGGTTTCGTAGCCACAGGCCCCGAATGTCAGCTGAAACATCGAATGACCAACCGCCGATTCGGATAAGTCGGGCAGCCTGAACTCCCGCTCGTACCAGGCAACGACTTTATCGTGCCAGGTGGAGGTCGGCTGAGCCGCATATTTGGCTTCGACCATATGGTCTTCGATGGTGCCGGGCCATTGAGCGGTGCGCTGGTATTGATAGCCCAGCTGCCAGCTGTCCTGCAGTCCCTGATCGTCGGGGTCAAGCGCGAATAACCATTCGCCGTCGAGGAGCATGTAGCCGTCGGGTCGGCGCACGGCGCGGGGAAGCGATTGGGGGTCTGCCTGGCCTGGCAGCAGCATGCTGGGCAACTGTGTCTCAGCCGTTAGACTTTCGTGGGGGAGTTCTTCCTGACTCTCGGTCAGGTTAAGGTTGGGTTGCTGTAATTCCATACGCCCTTAAACGTCAGGCAGGGGGCGGGGGTTTTGGAAACTTGTTTAATGCACATATGCAGAAAAGTAAAAACTCCTGCCAGCCTCGCTCGAAAGCCTTACGTAGTACTTCCAAATGAAAAAATCCAGGTACCATCTTTCTGTATAGTACCTGGATTTTCAACTGATAAAAGCCGGATGATTATTTCTTGGCGTACATCACTCGCCAAACTGTGCCGCGCACTGAGTCGGTGATGTAAAGCGAGCCGTCCGGACCCTGAGCCAGGCCCATGGGCCGGTGTTTGGCGTCGCCGGGGCTGGCCAGGTCAAGCTTGCCGGCGTTGGCCATTGTGCCTGGTTTGCCCAGCTCCGCTACGCCCGCGAAATTCTCGGCAAATACCTCATATTTACCCGATGGCCGACCGTCTTTGCCGAATGGAATGAACGCCACAAAGTAGCCGCCCTGCTGTAGCGGAGCGCGGTTCCATGAACCGTGGAAACAGACAAACGCGCCGTTTTTGTAACGCGCTGGAAACTGATTGCCCGTATAAAACAGCAGATCGTTAGGTGCCCAGTGACCGGGGAAAGCCATGATTGGTTTTTCTTTGCCCGCACAGCGGTCAATAATCTTACCGTCTCCGCCGTACTCGGGAGCCAGGAATTTCTTGTTCTGATAGTGGTCGTTGTAGCAATACGGCCAGCCAAAATCCGAACCGTTTTTCACCATAAGGAATTCTTCTGAGGGCAGCTCTGCGCTTAGTGAATCGGTGAATACACCCCCCCAGTTATTGAGGTTGTCGCGACCATGCTGTAGGGCGTAGAGCGTATTGTTGGCGGTATTCCAGTCGAGGGCAACCGCGTTGCGAATACCGGTGGCGTATCGTTTGCCATCCGATTGCTTCTGGTTCAG is from Spirosoma taeanense and encodes:
- a CDS encoding PQQ-dependent sugar dehydrogenase, producing MKATLLFLTAATAIAFGGPLKPVKPKSPKPRPAVSALAPDPDNGGLSLTSGFRAMVFADSLGKARHIAVDPTSGTVFVKLDRLKNGKGIVELRDNNGDGRADQTTMFGNYPGTGAGIYNGYLYASADTAVYRYKLTNGKVLETTRPEPIVVGLTLQRQHASKSFALSPDGKLYVNFGAPSNACQEKDRQRGSKGMDPCPILENYAGIWVFDANKLNQKQSDGKRYATGIRNAVALDWNTANNTLYALQHGRDNLNNWGGVFTDSLSAELPSEEFLMVKNGSDFGWPYCYNDHYQNKKFLAPEYGGDGKIIDRCAGKEKPIMAFPGHWAPNDLLFYTGNQFPARYKNGAFVCFHGSWNRAPLQQGGYFVAFIPFGKDGRPSGKYEVFAENFAGVAELGKPGTMANAGKLDLASPGDAKHRPMGLAQGPDGSLYITDSVRGTVWRVMYAKK
- a CDS encoding glycoside hydrolase family 2 protein codes for the protein MLLPGQADPQSLPRAVRRPDGYMLLDGEWLFALDPDDQGLQDSWQLGYQYQRTAQWPGTIEDHMVEAKYAAQPTSTWHDKVVAWYEREFRLPDLSESAVGHSMFQLTFGACGYETRVWLNGMPLQTIEGDEVHYGEYTSFSYELNPEYLRPVNRLTVRIADSMDAEIPRGKQESHVYKRGGIWYQTATGAVRSVWIEAVGRNRLRSRVGIVSIVEDQIVRINLTTRIHDPGDYVIRLTVYGQGAPTDEPMATSDFPIRLEAGQKQQRLVIEVPNAELWSPQSPTLYRLVGQLIDKDGFVTQIESHFGLRKVEARGCCVFLNNKSIYLDGILYQPGTATFEEMKRHFTAMKKLGCNLVRVHIAGIDPRIYNLADEMGLLLWVEVPSPHSSTMRSRENHKAELLRMLTLMETHPSIIIWSLYNEDWGAQDIATNPETRRYITDLYHYMLIHHPQFLVIDNDGWHHISTEGRLKSDLLTAHLYTPDVEHWRYLLDRLVSGDIEGVAAYPLVVGDPFFFRRQVPLVVSEWGGFGFVNYGGPVDSDDRADRIHLFKQELRKRAIAGDVYTQATNIEDERNGLIDFHTGELMVPEGLLKSREGGYF